A genomic window from Solidesulfovibrio sp. includes:
- a CDS encoding LysM peptidoglycan-binding domain-containing protein, translating into MARYFPCLALSLLLALAGCAGNKYDKNNDMKANLEPEVWDTSQILKDLKRGRPLTEQEKKALASRGAIQFNLDVADNEEVEMFLQYFTMDKKGTMEKWLQRAEPHLPYVRAVLASYNLPPDLIVLPFIESGYSAMAYSPVGAGGMWQFMPYTGRRFGLTVDWWVDERRDPYKSTVAAAKYLTKLYQMFGDWNLALAAYNAGEGKISRVMAASGQCDFFDIAKDPKLLKQETRHYVPKFLAVLKIFQNLDSLGFKKINWQAGPNLKEVPVPGGTDLLALSRACEMSWEQFRDYNPGFRRQVSPPDATVNVYVPVAKEPVVLAFLQNPGNYPSGGVQTVTAQAGDTWWAIARRAGMPVAELRQLNAALPEDLPPGQTVRVALSASGVDNTALAEGPDACAPKPLAAAKPARHRVNKGESIGSIAKKYGVSTKELLAANKMKNERRLTQGSWIVIPGGAPAQPAAVAAAKSGAVPAAPSPQPATVADASHRVQKGESVSGIAAKYGLSAETLMAANKLRSPKDLRAGATLTIPGKGKPAGPAAVAVAPSKEPAPAARDAKTAKPLAAVADKSPAPSAGRLFGDKAAGVAKAPPAKAPAPAPVQVAAKADKAPAKAVNYKVGPGETVWGIAKKFNVEPSSLMAWNNMKTAGALQAGAQLTIRKE; encoded by the coding sequence ATGGCCCGTTATTTTCCCTGCCTCGCCCTCTCGCTGCTGCTGGCCCTGGCCGGTTGCGCCGGCAACAAATACGACAAGAATAACGACATGAAGGCCAACCTCGAACCCGAGGTCTGGGACACCTCGCAGATCCTCAAGGACCTCAAGCGCGGCCGGCCGCTGACCGAACAGGAGAAAAAAGCCCTGGCCTCGCGCGGCGCCATCCAGTTCAACCTGGACGTGGCCGACAACGAGGAAGTGGAGATGTTCCTGCAATACTTCACCATGGACAAGAAAGGCACCATGGAGAAATGGCTGCAACGGGCCGAACCCCACCTGCCCTACGTCCGGGCCGTGCTGGCCAGCTACAACCTGCCGCCGGACCTCATCGTGCTGCCGTTCATCGAGTCGGGCTACAGCGCCATGGCCTATTCGCCCGTGGGCGCGGGCGGCATGTGGCAGTTCATGCCCTACACCGGCCGCCGCTTCGGCCTGACCGTCGACTGGTGGGTGGACGAACGCCGCGACCCCTACAAGTCCACCGTGGCCGCGGCCAAGTACCTGACCAAGCTCTATCAGATGTTCGGCGACTGGAACCTGGCCCTGGCCGCCTACAACGCCGGCGAGGGCAAGATCTCCCGGGTCATGGCCGCCAGCGGCCAATGCGACTTCTTCGACATCGCCAAGGACCCCAAGCTCCTCAAGCAGGAAACCCGCCACTACGTGCCGAAATTCCTGGCCGTGCTGAAAATCTTCCAGAACCTGGACAGCCTGGGCTTCAAGAAGATCAACTGGCAGGCGGGCCCCAACCTCAAGGAAGTGCCGGTGCCGGGCGGCACGGACCTGCTGGCCCTATCAAGGGCCTGCGAGATGAGCTGGGAGCAGTTTCGGGACTACAACCCGGGCTTTCGCCGTCAGGTGAGCCCGCCCGACGCCACGGTCAACGTCTACGTGCCCGTGGCCAAGGAGCCGGTCGTCCTGGCTTTCCTGCAAAATCCCGGCAACTACCCCTCGGGCGGCGTCCAGACCGTCACCGCCCAGGCCGGCGACACCTGGTGGGCCATCGCCCGACGGGCCGGCATGCCCGTGGCCGAACTGCGCCAGTTAAACGCCGCCCTGCCCGAGGACCTGCCGCCCGGCCAGACCGTGCGCGTGGCCTTAAGCGCCTCCGGCGTCGACAACACCGCCCTGGCCGAAGGCCCCGACGCCTGCGCGCCCAAGCCCCTGGCCGCGGCCAAGCCGGCGCGCCACCGGGTCAACAAGGGCGAATCCATCGGCAGCATCGCGAAAAAATACGGCGTGTCCACCAAGGAGTTGCTCGCCGCCAACAAGATGAAAAACGAGCGCCGCCTGACGCAAGGCAGCTGGATCGTCATCCCCGGCGGCGCGCCGGCCCAGCCGGCCGCCGTGGCCGCGGCCAAGTCCGGCGCCGTGCCGGCCGCGCCCTCCCCCCAGCCGGCCACCGTGGCCGACGCCAGCCACCGCGTGCAAAAGGGCGAATCCGTCAGCGGCATCGCCGCCAAATACGGCCTGAGCGCCGAGACGCTCATGGCCGCCAACAAGCTGCGCTCCCCCAAGGACCTGCGCGCCGGCGCCACCCTGACCATCCCGGGCAAGGGCAAGCCGGCCGGGCCGGCCGCCGTGGCCGTGGCGCCGTCAAAAGAGCCGGCGCCGGCGGCCCGCGACGCCAAGACGGCCAAGCCACTGGCGGCCGTGGCGGACAAATCCCCGGCGCCCTCGGCCGGCCGGCTCTTCGGCGACAAGGCCGCCGGCGTGGCCAAGGCCCCGCCGGCCAAGGCACCGGCCCCCGCGCCCGTGCAGGTCGCGGCCAAAGCCGACAAGGCCCCGGCCAAGGCCGTCAACTACAAGGTCGGCCCCGGCGAGACGGTCTGGGGCATCGCCAAGAAATTCAATGTCGAGCCCTCGTCGCTGATGGCCTGGAACAACATGAAGACCGCCGGCGCCCTGCAAGCCGGCGCCCAGCTCACCATCCGCAAGGAATAA
- a CDS encoding RNA methyltransferase, with the protein MPPGPEDVLPGRKPVRELLADQPRTVDDVLLRQGLRGPDIEAIVTACREAHVRFRFVPAGDLDRIFPGNHQGVLARLVAGELASVADVLAAARAAPLPVALALDRVQDPGNVGTLARTLYALGGGGLILPRHEGARLGPAAAKAAAGTLSRLPVAKATNLARALDEAVEAGFTVIGAAGEDGAQNALTARPPFPLVLVLGNEEEGIRPGIRKRCQALLRIPQARPLDSMNVAQAGAIILGRLAALVFPQG; encoded by the coding sequence ATGCCCCCCGGGCCGGAGGACGTGCTGCCCGGCCGCAAGCCCGTGCGGGAGCTCTTGGCCGACCAGCCCCGGACCGTGGACGACGTGCTGCTGCGCCAGGGCTTGCGCGGCCCGGACATCGAGGCCATCGTGACCGCCTGCCGCGAGGCCCATGTCCGCTTCCGCTTCGTGCCGGCCGGGGATCTCGACCGAATTTTTCCCGGCAACCACCAGGGCGTGCTGGCCCGGCTCGTGGCCGGCGAACTGGCCAGCGTGGCCGACGTGCTCGCGGCCGCGCGCGCCGCGCCCCTGCCCGTGGCCCTGGCCCTGGACCGGGTGCAGGACCCGGGCAACGTGGGCACGCTGGCGCGCACGCTCTACGCCCTGGGCGGCGGCGGGCTCATCCTGCCGCGCCACGAGGGGGCGCGGCTCGGGCCGGCGGCGGCCAAGGCGGCGGCCGGGACGCTCTCGCGCCTGCCCGTGGCCAAGGCCACCAATCTGGCCCGGGCTCTGGACGAGGCCGTCGAGGCCGGTTTCACGGTCATCGGCGCGGCCGGCGAGGACGGGGCGCAAAACGCCTTGACGGCCAGGCCGCCGTTTCCGCTGGTCCTGGTGCTCGGCAACGAGGAAGAGGGGATCCGGCCGGGCATCCGCAAGCGCTGCCAGGCCTTGTTGCGCATTCCCCAGGCCAGGCCGCTCGATTCCATGAACGTGGCCCAGGCCGGGGCCATCATTTTGGGTCGGCTGGCGGCGTTGGTTTTTCCCCAAGGCTAG
- a CDS encoding RluA family pseudouridine synthase encodes MKTPVQTFVVGPAEAGQKLLQYLVRRLRGVVPQAALQRFIRTGQVRLDGKRCKPFDRIDEGQKVRVPPYETEAGTPGQTPPPAGPHRPDTAPAAKAALPLPGAPPLDILHEDDELLVVVKPAGLPVHPGSGHALALTTILHARCPDAPFRPTPAHRLDRDTTGILLVAKSYRALRRLHEAMAAGEAHKDYFAWVWGKWELGELNEWLTLRDRLAKEGGPGRQRVEAGENGKEAVSKVRLIGLMPAASLLEVRLLTGRTQQIRAQLASRGHPIVGDAKYGGGPPPLRLHAWRVTLPEAAFCAPPDWEAPWTVKRLRRAMRDACREAEPSLGEKPTPPADPK; translated from the coding sequence ATGAAGACCCCGGTCCAGACGTTTGTCGTCGGCCCGGCCGAGGCCGGCCAGAAGCTGCTGCAATACCTGGTGCGGCGCCTTCGCGGCGTGGTGCCGCAGGCCGCCCTGCAACGCTTCATCCGCACCGGCCAGGTGCGCCTGGACGGCAAGCGCTGCAAGCCCTTCGACCGCATCGACGAGGGGCAAAAAGTGCGCGTACCGCCCTACGAAACCGAAGCCGGGACGCCCGGGCAAACACCGCCCCCGGCCGGCCCGCACCGCCCGGACACGGCGCCGGCCGCCAAGGCGGCCCTCCCCCTCCCCGGCGCGCCGCCCCTGGACATCCTCCACGAGGACGACGAGCTCCTCGTCGTGGTCAAGCCCGCCGGCCTGCCCGTGCACCCGGGCTCCGGCCACGCCCTGGCCCTGACCACCATCCTGCACGCCCGCTGCCCGGACGCCCCCTTCCGCCCCACCCCGGCCCACCGCCTGGACCGCGACACCACGGGCATCCTGCTCGTGGCCAAAAGCTACCGCGCCCTGCGCCGCCTCCACGAGGCCATGGCCGCGGGCGAGGCCCACAAGGACTATTTCGCCTGGGTCTGGGGGAAATGGGAGCTGGGCGAGCTCAACGAATGGCTGACCCTGCGCGACCGGCTGGCCAAGGAAGGCGGCCCGGGCCGGCAGCGCGTGGAAGCCGGGGAAAACGGCAAGGAGGCCGTGTCCAAGGTGCGCCTGATCGGCCTCATGCCCGCGGCCAGCCTGCTGGAAGTGCGCCTGCTGACCGGCCGCACCCAGCAGATCCGAGCCCAGTTGGCCTCGCGCGGCCACCCCATCGTGGGCGACGCCAAGTACGGCGGCGGCCCGCCGCCCCTGCGCCTGCACGCCTGGCGGGTGACCCTGCCCGAAGCGGCCTTTTGCGCCCCGCCGGACTGGGAGGCGCCCTGGACCGTCAAGCGGCTGCGCCGGGCCATGCGGGACGCCTGCCGCGAGGCCGAGCCTAGCCTTGGGGAAAAACCAACGCCGCCAGCCGACCCAAAATGA
- a CDS encoding ABC transporter substrate-binding protein, which produces MAKILLFLAALFAFPAVVATAQPTGDPIVIGGLFAQSGPAAVVGTPSKLVAEMTVAQLNAMGGVLGRPVKLISYDTESSPDVALRQARQLVEGDKVLAIIGPTSTGEGLAVKKYTEEQKVPVIMTVGGDAIISGGKFGPYDWTFKAPQRTATAVGKIYEYLKGKNISKIAVMSSKDAFGQDGLAELKANAGKYGIDIIAEESFDPKGTDFSAQTFKLQAAKPQAVVVWTIGPAGAIATKNFAALPGERPLLVQSHGQPGPSYLELAGEAAGGTIMPGTKLMAPESLPDEDPQKIVIESFIKAYKDAGIQEKFPLNTHSGYAYDALTLLRAGLEKAGKADPEALRAALEKLQNVVGVSGVYTLSSQDHNGLREDSMIMLIVDSGRFKLAP; this is translated from the coding sequence ATGGCCAAAATCCTGTTATTTCTCGCCGCACTTTTCGCATTCCCGGCAGTCGTCGCCACGGCCCAGCCCACCGGCGACCCCATCGTCATCGGCGGGCTGTTCGCCCAGTCCGGGCCAGCCGCCGTGGTCGGCACCCCCAGCAAGCTCGTGGCCGAAATGACCGTCGCCCAGCTCAACGCCATGGGCGGCGTCCTCGGCCGGCCCGTCAAGCTCATCAGCTACGATACCGAATCCTCTCCCGACGTGGCCCTGCGCCAGGCCCGCCAACTCGTCGAGGGCGACAAGGTCCTGGCGATCATCGGCCCCACCTCCACCGGCGAAGGGCTGGCCGTCAAAAAGTACACCGAGGAGCAGAAAGTCCCGGTCATCATGACCGTCGGCGGCGACGCCATCATCTCCGGCGGCAAGTTCGGCCCCTACGACTGGACCTTCAAGGCCCCCCAGCGCACGGCCACGGCCGTGGGCAAGATCTACGAGTACCTCAAGGGCAAGAACATCTCCAAAATCGCGGTCATGAGCTCCAAGGACGCCTTCGGCCAGGACGGCCTGGCCGAACTCAAGGCCAACGCCGGCAAATACGGCATCGACATCATCGCCGAGGAGAGCTTCGACCCCAAGGGCACGGACTTTTCCGCCCAGACCTTCAAGCTGCAGGCGGCCAAGCCGCAGGCCGTGGTGGTCTGGACCATCGGCCCGGCCGGGGCCATCGCCACCAAGAACTTCGCCGCCCTGCCCGGCGAACGGCCCCTGCTCGTGCAAAGCCACGGCCAGCCCGGCCCCAGCTACCTGGAACTGGCCGGCGAGGCCGCCGGCGGCACGATCATGCCCGGCACCAAGCTCATGGCCCCGGAATCCCTGCCCGACGAGGACCCCCAGAAGATCGTCATCGAGTCCTTCATCAAGGCCTACAAGGACGCCGGCATCCAGGAGAAGTTCCCGCTCAACACCCACTCGGGCTACGCCTACGACGCGCTGACGCTGCTGCGCGCCGGCCTGGAAAAGGCCGGCAAGGCCGATCCCGAGGCCCTGCGCGCCGCCCTGGAAAAGCTGCAGAACGTGGTCGGCGTCTCCGGCGTCTACACGCTGTCCTCCCAGGACCACAACGGCCTGCGCGAGGACTCCATGATCATGCTCATCGTCGATTCCGGCCGCTTCAAGCTCGCGCCGTAG
- a CDS encoding branched-chain amino acid ABC transporter permease, which produces MPAVSRKASLALFFAALVAIGLFTPAHRLLGVNQHMFLAINVLALNFCLGLGGQISLAQAAFAGIGAYASVLLHARFPGATLVIVPGVVLGTGLLAGLVSRPMERLGEGFLAMATLCVSLVCVNVALSLEGLTGGAAGLMVEHKLALPVVGALGGDRVTFFLFTLLLALGAYLFLAIRDSRLGRALAACRDDRHAASSLGIDRAATRAVSFGLGGGLSAAAGAIHGHYTGFISPEQFSLELSLKALLFLVIGGPGNLLRPILAALFLETLMGWLQFLGESRTLVNGLLLGAALLAGYWRRRK; this is translated from the coding sequence ATGCCGGCCGTGTCCCGCAAGGCCTCGCTGGCCCTTTTTTTCGCGGCCCTGGTGGCCATCGGCCTTTTCACGCCCGCCCACAGGCTCCTGGGCGTCAACCAGCACATGTTTTTGGCCATAAACGTCCTGGCGCTCAATTTCTGCCTGGGACTCGGCGGCCAGATCTCCCTGGCCCAGGCCGCCTTCGCCGGCATCGGCGCCTACGCCTCGGTGCTGCTGCACGCCCGCTTTCCCGGGGCCACCCTGGTCATCGTGCCCGGGGTGGTCCTCGGCACGGGCCTGTTGGCGGGACTGGTCAGCCGGCCCATGGAGCGGCTGGGCGAAGGGTTTCTGGCCATGGCCACCCTGTGCGTGTCCCTGGTGTGCGTCAACGTGGCCCTCAGCCTGGAGGGGCTTACGGGCGGCGCGGCGGGGCTTATGGTCGAGCACAAGCTCGCCCTGCCCGTTGTCGGCGCGCTCGGCGGCGACCGGGTGACGTTTTTCCTGTTTACCCTGCTGCTGGCGCTGGGGGCCTATCTGTTCCTGGCCATCCGCGACAGCCGGCTGGGGCGGGCTCTGGCCGCCTGCCGCGACGACCGCCACGCCGCCTCGAGCCTGGGCATCGACCGGGCGGCCACGCGGGCGGTGTCCTTCGGCCTGGGCGGCGGGCTGTCGGCGGCGGCCGGCGCTATCCACGGGCATTACACGGGCTTTATCAGCCCCGAGCAGTTCAGCCTGGAGCTCTCGCTCAAGGCCCTGCTGTTTCTGGTCATCGGCGGCCCGGGCAACCTGTTGCGCCCCATCCTGGCGGCGCTTTTCCTGGAGACGCTCATGGGCTGGCTCCAGTTCCTCGGCGAATCGCGCACCCTGGTCAACGGCCTGCTGCTCGGCGCGGCGCTCCTGGCCGGGTATTGGCGTCGCCGCAAATAG
- a CDS encoding branched-chain amino acid ABC transporter permease translates to MLALYLAQIVNSGLALGAVYGLMALGFSLIYCASRLINFAQGELLLLGGLGIATLAGVTHLSPLLAVAAAALAGFLLGRVLFSTTLGLTLRASPLRQLMLTVAASLVFQGVAILAWGKNPLMPPRLLPLPDLRLGPLFLGRDTVTGLALALCAMAVLGAFLKYARLGRALRATSQNAVAARLMGINPVLCHSLSFALAGALASLAALAVGPQTGLRYDMGLGLGLKGFAAATIGGYTSLGKVFAGGLALGLCEAALVLVLSGELKETATYALIIILLVAAPAESEGERP, encoded by the coding sequence TTGCTTGCCCTGTACCTGGCCCAGATCGTCAATTCCGGCTTGGCCCTGGGAGCCGTTTACGGCCTCATGGCCCTGGGCTTTTCGCTGATCTACTGCGCCAGCCGCCTGATCAACTTCGCCCAGGGCGAGCTGCTGCTGCTGGGGGGCCTGGGCATCGCCACCCTGGCCGGCGTCACGCATCTCTCCCCGCTGCTGGCCGTGGCGGCGGCCGCCCTGGCCGGCTTCCTGCTCGGCCGGGTCCTTTTTTCCACCACGCTGGGCCTGACGCTTCGCGCCTCGCCCCTGCGGCAGCTCATGCTCACCGTGGCGGCGAGCCTGGTCTTCCAGGGCGTGGCCATCCTGGCCTGGGGCAAGAATCCGCTGATGCCGCCGCGCCTGCTGCCGCTTCCCGACCTTCGCCTGGGGCCGCTGTTCCTGGGGCGCGACACGGTGACGGGCCTGGCCCTGGCCCTTTGCGCCATGGCCGTGCTCGGCGCCTTCCTCAAGTACGCCCGCCTGGGCCGGGCGCTGCGGGCCACCTCGCAAAACGCCGTGGCCGCGCGGCTTATGGGCATAAACCCCGTGCTGTGCCATTCGTTGTCCTTCGCCCTGGCCGGGGCGCTGGCCTCGCTGGCCGCCCTGGCCGTCGGGCCGCAGACCGGGCTGCGCTACGACATGGGGTTGGGGCTGGGGCTCAAGGGCTTCGCCGCGGCCACCATCGGCGGCTACACCTCGCTGGGCAAGGTCTTCGCCGGCGGGCTGGCCCTGGGGCTGTGCGAGGCGGCGCTGGTGCTGGTGCTGTCCGGGGAGCTCAAGGAAACCGCCACCTATGCGCTGATCATCATCCTGCTCGTGGCCGCCCCGGCCGAGAGCGAAGGCGAGCGGCCCTGA
- a CDS encoding VCBS repeat-containing protein → MTLFRRLVLLVAAVLCLSSTALAADVKTYAVAPFAIHGPEKYQYLSQGAQSMLESRMNWPGHLAPVDKGKVTARLAKAPASEAEARKALADIGADFLAYGSLTVSGEQASVDITVLGRDGKKWPKNFTAKLADLIPAMERAAQSLNNEIFQRPAAPGAAQGAGGQSINQMNPDFVVNQTSENQKVYLNPSFRYAGPSDTPGVWRSQSMPIVSGGIAIDDLNGDGKNEVVIMTKDSIETYVYKDRQLLPIARYQVSPNLKLLKVSTLDINGDGKAEIIVSASYFKEPRSFILSLEGNQIKELYKDIKLYMNVAAVPPDFTRQLVGSKGEPKELFVQGVHNVIFSGGQPALSTRLNLPSKANPFNFVYLPEKSGYKVVLNDDRDHLVVYTAKGERVAATEEEYCGSAIGLEFDPLMAPMEKPKTDHLWTYYYIPLPMIVANLDKDDRSELLVSKNISLAAQFFETFRTFSQGEIHSLYWDGVGMNLLWKTRRIKGTITGYALSDIDNDGQKELVVCLNTWPGAVGVYARRTIVLAYKLDTSSMGQPGEFGIDQGTE, encoded by the coding sequence ATGACGCTGTTCCGTCGCCTCGTCCTGCTGGTCGCGGCCGTGTTGTGCCTGTCGTCCACGGCGCTCGCCGCCGACGTCAAAACCTACGCCGTGGCCCCCTTCGCCATCCACGGCCCCGAAAAATACCAATACCTCAGCCAGGGCGCCCAGAGCATGCTCGAATCGCGCATGAACTGGCCCGGCCACCTCGCGCCGGTGGACAAGGGCAAGGTCACGGCCCGCCTGGCCAAGGCCCCGGCTTCGGAGGCCGAAGCCAGGAAAGCCCTGGCCGACATCGGCGCCGACTTTCTGGCCTACGGCTCCCTGACCGTGTCCGGCGAGCAGGCCAGCGTCGACATCACGGTGCTGGGGCGCGACGGCAAGAAATGGCCGAAGAACTTCACCGCCAAGCTGGCCGACCTCATCCCGGCCATGGAGCGGGCCGCCCAGTCGCTCAACAACGAGATCTTCCAGCGCCCGGCCGCCCCCGGCGCGGCACAAGGCGCCGGCGGCCAGTCCATCAACCAGATGAACCCGGATTTCGTGGTCAACCAGACCAGCGAGAACCAGAAAGTCTACTTGAACCCGAGCTTCCGCTACGCCGGCCCGTCCGACACCCCGGGCGTGTGGCGCAGCCAGTCCATGCCCATCGTCTCCGGCGGCATCGCCATCGACGACCTCAATGGCGACGGGAAAAACGAAGTCGTCATCATGACCAAGGATTCCATCGAGACCTACGTCTACAAGGACCGCCAACTGCTGCCCATCGCCCGCTACCAGGTCTCGCCCAACCTCAAGCTGCTCAAGGTCAGCACGCTCGACATCAACGGCGACGGCAAGGCCGAGATCATCGTCTCGGCCAGCTACTTCAAGGAGCCGCGCTCGTTCATCCTGTCCCTGGAAGGCAACCAGATCAAGGAGCTCTACAAGGACATCAAGCTCTACATGAACGTGGCCGCCGTGCCGCCCGACTTCACCCGCCAGCTCGTGGGCTCCAAGGGCGAGCCGAAGGAACTGTTCGTCCAGGGCGTGCACAACGTCATCTTCTCCGGCGGCCAGCCCGCCCTGTCCACCAGGCTCAACCTGCCGAGCAAGGCCAATCCCTTCAACTTCGTCTACCTGCCCGAGAAAAGCGGCTACAAGGTCGTGCTCAACGACGACCGCGACCACCTGGTCGTCTACACGGCCAAGGGCGAGCGCGTGGCCGCCACGGAAGAGGAATACTGCGGCTCGGCCATCGGCCTGGAATTCGACCCGCTCATGGCCCCCATGGAAAAGCCCAAGACCGACCACCTCTGGACCTACTACTACATCCCCCTGCCCATGATCGTGGCCAACCTGGACAAGGATGACCGCTCCGAACTGCTGGTCAGCAAGAACATCTCCCTGGCCGCCCAGTTCTTCGAGACCTTCCGCACCTTCTCCCAGGGCGAGATCCATTCCCTGTACTGGGACGGCGTGGGCATGAACCTGCTGTGGAAGACCCGGCGCATCAAGGGCACCATCACCGGCTACGCCCTGTCCGACATCGACAACGACGGCCAGAAGGAGCTCGTGGTCTGCCTCAACACCTGGCCCGGCGCCGTGGGCGTCTACGCCCGGCGCACCATCGTGCTGGCCTACAAGCTCGACACGTCGAGCATGGGCCAGCCCGGCGAGTTCGGCATCGACCAGGGCACGGAATAG
- a CDS encoding alpha-L-arabinofuranosidase, with translation MVFSSFYQYGLAAAGETAGTVVVDASRTVRPTSRELLGINVNYLLDDDANRRPGAKPLARAILDLGVGTLRYPGGEKADGMLWARPPFRKPEPTLARLGPEEWPSNDARVFDLKTQRFVRRPLDLDAFIRLCRRTGAEPVIVVAYDSMYKPGLPGETVPDLARLLENAVSLVRYANIERGYGIKYWEIGNESYYYVYNGGARATDYARDFVTFAAAMKGVDPSIKVGAGGPAGTDDVGALDNLHGEATPWWREVFGKAAGGIDFVSVHEYPCYEWYGYDYYRQNPVRMQAVDAIDAAARRYGPPGLAGRLRYLITETNSADWYAHPQNLGWKHANTLGHGLVLFDMLGQAVSDPRVVTVQIWATRWLQNEANPELWDALDRRNEPLATGMAVKLLAQGLGDRIVSATDAPGVRVVAARDDRKGRLTVYLLNKDAARTVELRLAGEKAGAFASRQVWSGSGPEDTRPRLSSEPVVAVHDGRASLDLPAESLTILHVPVTAKGQPSLAGKNGARGKAKRLG, from the coding sequence TTGGTTTTTTCGTCTTTTTATCAATACGGCCTCGCCGCGGCCGGCGAGACGGCCGGCACCGTGGTGGTGGACGCCTCCCGGACCGTCCGGCCGACGAGCCGGGAACTGCTCGGCATCAACGTCAACTATCTCCTGGACGACGACGCCAACCGCCGCCCCGGGGCCAAGCCGCTGGCCCGGGCCATCCTGGACCTCGGCGTCGGCACCCTGCGCTATCCCGGGGGCGAGAAAGCCGACGGCATGCTCTGGGCCAGGCCGCCGTTTCGCAAGCCCGAGCCGACCCTGGCCCGGCTCGGCCCCGAGGAATGGCCTTCCAACGACGCCCGGGTTTTCGACCTCAAAACCCAGCGCTTCGTCCGCCGGCCCCTGGACCTCGACGCCTTCATCCGGCTGTGCCGCCGCACCGGCGCGGAACCGGTCATCGTCGTGGCCTACGACTCCATGTACAAGCCCGGCCTGCCCGGGGAGACGGTGCCGGATCTGGCCAGGCTGCTCGAAAACGCCGTTTCCCTCGTGCGCTACGCCAACATCGAGCGGGGCTACGGCATCAAGTACTGGGAGATCGGCAACGAATCCTATTACTACGTCTACAACGGCGGCGCCCGGGCGACCGACTACGCCCGGGATTTCGTCACCTTCGCCGCGGCCATGAAGGGCGTGGACCCGTCCATCAAGGTGGGGGCGGGCGGCCCGGCCGGCACCGACGACGTGGGCGCCCTGGACAACCTGCACGGCGAGGCCACGCCCTGGTGGCGCGAGGTGTTCGGCAAGGCCGCCGGCGGCATCGATTTCGTCTCGGTCCACGAATACCCGTGTTACGAATGGTACGGCTACGACTACTACCGGCAAAACCCGGTGCGCATGCAGGCCGTGGACGCCATCGACGCGGCGGCCCGGCGCTACGGCCCGCCGGGGCTGGCCGGGCGGCTGCGCTACCTCATCACCGAGACCAATTCCGCCGACTGGTACGCCCATCCGCAAAACCTCGGCTGGAAGCACGCCAACACCCTGGGCCACGGGCTCGTGCTGTTCGACATGCTCGGCCAGGCGGTCAGCGACCCGCGCGTGGTCACGGTGCAGATCTGGGCCACGCGCTGGCTGCAAAACGAGGCCAACCCCGAATTGTGGGACGCCCTGGACCGCAGAAACGAGCCCCTGGCCACGGGCATGGCCGTCAAGCTGTTGGCCCAGGGCCTGGGCGACCGCATCGTCTCGGCCACGGACGCGCCCGGGGTGCGGGTGGTGGCCGCCCGCGACGACCGCAAGGGCCGGCTGACGGTGTACCTGCTCAACAAGGACGCCGCCCGCACCGTGGAGCTGCGCCTGGCCGGCGAAAAGGCCGGCGCCTTCGCCTCCCGCCAGGTCTGGAGCGGGTCCGGTCCCGAGGATACCCGGCCGCGCCTGTCCAGCGAGCCCGTGGTGGCCGTGCATGACGGCCGGGCCAGCCTCGATCTGCCGGCTGAGTCGCTGACCATCCTGCACGTGCCCGTCACGGCCAAGGGCCAGCCGTCCCTGGCCGGGAAGAACGGGGCGCGCGGCAAGGCCAAGCGGTTGGGCTAG